A segment of the Agarivorans albus genome:
AACTTACAGCATTCGCTGCGCTCAAACTGGATGCTATCAGGCGCCGAAGCTTTTGCCTTAAAGGTGATAAAGCAAGATTTAGAAGATGATGATCGGGTGCATCTTGGCCAGTATTGGGCCACCGAAGGAATGGTGTTCCCGGTTGAAGATTCGGTGATTAAAGGTCACATTGTTGATATGCAGGCCTGTTTTAATCTAAATGCTCTAGGGCAGCCGAATAAAACTGACGGGCAACCGCCTAAAGTGGCTGATCAGTTTATTGGCTTGTTGGTGGCGGTAGGTGTTGATGCCTATAGCGCAGAGCAAATAACTGATGCAACTAGGGATTGGATTGACGCAGATACCATACCGTTGCCACAAGGTGCAGAAGACGGTGTATATGAAGGCTTAAATCCGTCTTATCTGCCAGCGAATATGCCGATGGTAGATAAAAGTGAGTTTAGAGCGGTTTATGGTGTTACTGCAGGAATATATCGCCGGGTTGCACCTTTTATCTGTGCGATACCTGAAACTGGGTTAGCGGTAAATGTGAATACTGTAGCTGCAGACCAGCCGCAACTTTTAGAAGCGCTATTTTATCCTGATCTGGATAACACCGGCGCACTGCAGGTCTTGAATGACCGTCCCGATGAGGGGTATCGTACCTTGGATGAGATGATGACTCATCCAGCGTTAGCGGGGATCCCGCTTACCCAGCCGGGTTTACAGCAAACATTGGCCTTGCAATCGAACTACTTTAAGGCGCAATTGTTAGTGGAAAATGAACAAGGACAAGCACAAATGACCAGTGTTATTCAGCGCAGTGGTACTTCTGATCTTAAAGTGATTAGACGCTCTTACGGAGACCAACTGTGAACGAACAACTCATCATTCGCCTGCCGAGCACCGGCAAAGAAGTCATTAACTGGATGGTTTGGTCCGACAGCGAGCAGGAGCTTATTGCTGCCGGTGAATTGGCCAGTAGCGCCGAGTTAGGTTTACTCCAGGAAAAGGCCGAACAGCGCCGAGTTATCGTATTAATTCCGGCCAGTGATATTAGCCAGCACCGCTTAGATTTACCTAAGTCGGCACAGCGCTCATGGCAGCAGGTTGCGCCTTTTATGCTCGAAGAGCAGTTGGCACAAGATCCCGACAGTCTACATATTTGCTTGCTCGAAAAAGGCAAAGATAGCATTGAGGTTGCCTGCGTAAGCCATCAGCAAATGGAAAGCTGGCTAGACATGCTTGAAACTGCTGGCATAGAAAGCCAAACCTGGTGTGTTGATGCTCTATGTTTACCTGAAGCCGAAGAAGGCCAAGCAACAGCCATTCAGCTTAACCAACAATGGTTGTTGCGCTTCTTTGATGGCCGGGTAATGAGCATAGATGAAGCGTGGTTAGCCACTGCTTTCCCACTTATCGCAAAGCAGTATCCTGAACTAGTCATTCAGCATTACAGCCCGGCTGCTAAGCTCGAAAATGATACCGTTGAATGGCAGGCTCGAGCACCGGAACTGCCGATGAAGCTATTAAGTGATGGTGCTAAAAAAGCCAAGCTTAATTTGTTACAAGGGCCGTATGCTGCGGCTAACCCTCTTGCTCAACTTTGGTTGCAATG
Coding sequences within it:
- the gspK gene encoding type II secretion system minor pseudopilin GspK, with amino-acid sequence MQSIHACPQRQRGVALLTVMLILAVMVVVAAQFSQRLQLDLARATNLQHSLRSNWMLSGAEAFALKVIKQDLEDDDRVHLGQYWATEGMVFPVEDSVIKGHIVDMQACFNLNALGQPNKTDGQPPKVADQFIGLLVAVGVDAYSAEQITDATRDWIDADTIPLPQGAEDGVYEGLNPSYLPANMPMVDKSEFRAVYGVTAGIYRRVAPFICAIPETGLAVNVNTVAADQPQLLEALFYPDLDNTGALQVLNDRPDEGYRTLDEMMTHPALAGIPLTQPGLQQTLALQSNYFKAQLLVENEQGQAQMTSVIQRSGTSDLKVIRRSYGDQL
- the gspL gene encoding type II secretion system protein GspL, coding for MNEQLIIRLPSTGKEVINWMVWSDSEQELIAAGELASSAELGLLQEKAEQRRVIVLIPASDISQHRLDLPKSAQRSWQQVAPFMLEEQLAQDPDSLHICLLEKGKDSIEVACVSHQQMESWLDMLETAGIESQTWCVDALCLPEAEEGQATAIQLNQQWLLRFFDGRVMSIDEAWLATAFPLIAKQYPELVIQHYSPAAKLENDTVEWQARAPELPMKLLSDGAKKAKLNLLQGPYAAANPLAQLWLQWRKVAIAAGVCFVLALAYQLIDTHKTEQQIASVDENIRTVYKRVFPEVSRVRDSRIRSDFRKALAGIGEAPEQDFLKMMIHLSTAFDKNKDLNPISLRYDHKKGEIRLQAQAKNFQTFEQFRQSVKPFESEQGTLSNKAGAVVGTLVIRNAS